AAGGTATCGGACGACCCTCGACCTACGCTTCCATCCTTTCGACAATACAGGACAGGGGATACGCCGAACGGCAGAAGGCAAGGTTCGTTCCGACTCCCTTGGGCTTCTCCGTGAACGATTTTCTGGTGGAGGGTTTCCCGGGAATAATGAACGAGGAGTTTACGGCCCGGATGGAAAGCGATCTTGACAGGGTGGAAGAAGGCGAAGTTCACTGGGTTGAGCTGCTGCGGGGTTTTTACGACGGGTTTTCAAAGAGCGTGACTAGGGCCGAGGAGGAAATCGAGGGGCGCAAGTTGGAGATTCCGACCGATATAGAATGCGACAAGTGCGGATCTTCGATGGTTATAAGGGAAGGGCGGTACGGGCAGTTCCTTTCCTGCTCTAGATATCCTGAATGTAAGAACGCGAAGGACTTTATAAGGGCGGAGGATGGAGAGATTATTGTGGGCAAGAAAACCGACCCCGAGATCTGCGATGATATAGAATGCGACAAATGCGGGGCTCCCATGGCGATAAAAGAAGGGCGCTATGGGCAGTTTCTTTCCTGTTCAAGGTATCCCGATTGTAAAAATCCCAAGGAATTCACGAGGCAGGACGGCAGGATCGTCATAAAGCAGAAGGAACCTCCCGAGGTCCGTGAAGATATAAAATGCGAGAAATGCGGTAAACCCATGGTTGTTCGCCGCAGCAGCCGCGGGCGCTTTCTCGGCTGCAGTGGTTATCCGAAATGCAAAAGCACCCTCAACCTCGATAAAGACGGCAACATAGTTAGAAAAGCCACTAAAGCGGAAAAAGTCTGATTCATTATGCGGGGCGAGCTGGAAAAAATCCTGCATTCTCTGGAAACTCCACTTCTTTTTGCCTCAAGGAATAATTTTTCAAACCTTGACAAGATTCCCGAACTTGGAGAGGACATAAGGAGAATCTCAACTAGGTTTCTCACGGGAAAGTTTCCAGAGAAAATAAAAACTCCTGTTTCCGCACTCAGAAATTCTTTCTCCGATTTCAAAGAGCTTACGCGCTCGGAGAAAACAGAAAGGATATCTTCGGCTCTTGCCGTTATTCATGGAATAAGAGGTGCCGCGGCCCGACTGCCCGAATCGGATGCTCCGCCACGCTCCCGCGCTCCGCAATCTCGCCAGAAGAAAAAAAACCTCCCTCAAAGCCGGGATAGAGGCTTTTTCGAAAGCGTGGCCGATGTCCCGGGCATCGGGGCTAAGGCCGCGAGTCTTCTGGCCAAAAGATCCATACGAAGCGTCTACGACCTTCTTTTCTACCGTCCGAGAAAATATGATGACAGAACAAAGATAACCAGCATCTCGGAGATCGTTCCAGAGGGTTTCTACACGGTAAGAGGCAAGGTTGTTTCTATCGGGGACATAAGAAACAGAAACAGAAAATTTTTCCAGGTCTTGCTTTCTGACGGAACGCAGAGACTGAGACTCACCTGGTTTAACTACAATGCCCGCTACCTCAGGGGGATTTTCAAAAAAGAGAGGCATTTCATAATTCACGGCAAGGTATCGCTGGCCCCGGGAGGCAGGATTCTTCAGATGATTCATCCTCTTCCCCAGGATATTGAAACAATAGAAGACGAAGACGATATCGGAAACCCCCTTCAGTTTGGAAGAATAGTTCCCGTTTACCCGCTTACGGAGGGTCTTACGCAGAAAAGGCTGAGGGAAATAGTAAGAAGCATGCTCGACGGTTACGCACGGAGCCTCAAAGAGCTGGTCCCGAAGGAAATCCAGGAAAAGCACTATCTTATGGATATGCCCGAAGCCTTGGAGCAAGTACATTTTCCAAGTGCTGGTTTTCCACCCGTTGATTTTGACGACCCCGTGTCGGTCATGGGTTCGCGGGCTCACAGGACAATAATATTCTTCGAGTTTTTTGTTCTTCAGCTCGGACTTCTGATGAAGAAACGGAAGGTTGAGCAAAGCAGGGGCTTGTCGTTTGACTCAAGCGGCGTTCTCACGGAAAAACTTCTCCGCTCGCTTCCTTTCAGTCTCACTTCGGCTCAGGAAAAGGCGGTCTCGGCAATTGCTTCCGATATGGTTTCCCCATGCCCGATGAACAGGCTTCTGCAGGGGGACGTGGGGAGCGGAAAAACGCTGGTTGCCCTTGTCTCGATGCTCCGTGTGGTTGAGTCCGGCTACCAGGCCGCTCTCATGGTCCCCACGGAAATACTGGCCGAGCAGCATTTTCGCAACATCAGGCGAATGACCGAAGACATGGGAGTGGAGATTAATCTTCTCAAAAGCGGGCTCACGCGGAAAGAAAAGATCCGGGTTTATGAAGATATAAAAACCGGGCGTGCCGATATAGTCGTGGGAACCCACGCCCTGATTTCAGAAGGGGTGGAATTCAAGGCCCTGGGGTTTGTCGTAATAGACGAGCAGCACAGGTTCGGGGTTCTCCAGAGGGCCAAGCTTGTGCACAAGGGAACGGCTCCCGATGTGCTTGTGATGACGGCTACCCCGATTCCGAGAACCCTGGCCATTACCGTGTATGGGGATCTTGAACTCTCCGTGATCGATGAGCTTCCTCCCTCGAGAAAGAGGATAAATACCTTTGTTCTCAGCGATACGCGGAAAAACCGGACATGGTTTTACGATGAGATAAGAAAGAAGCTTGGCGAGGGGCGCCAGGCGTATTTTGTCTATCCGTTCATAGAAGAGTCCGAGAATGAGGATTTCAGGCATATAAGACATGTGACCAAAATGACGGAAGAGCTTCGCGGAGAGTTCCCCGAATTTCATGTTTCACTTCTTCACGGCAGGATGAAAAGCAAGGAAAGAGACGGGGTGATGGAGGATTTTCTGGCGAGGCGGTGCGATATCCTGGTTTCCACCACCGTGATAGAGGTCGGGGTCGATGTTCCCAACGCTACTGTAATCGTCATAGAGAACGCGGAGCGCTTCGGACTCTCGCAGCTTCACCAGATGAGGGGAAGAGTGGGAAGGGGAGAACATGAATCGACCTGCTACGTCCTATATTCGTTCGCGTCGGGGGAGGATTCCGGGGAGAGGCTGAGGATAATGGGGGAGACTTCAAATGGATTCAGAATTTCCGAGGCTGACCTAGCTAACAGGGGCCCCGGGGAATTCATGGGCACTAAGCAGTCAGGTGTTCCGGGCTTCAGCTTCGGGAATCTGATCAGGGATTCCGCTCTTTTGAACGAAGCCAGA
The nucleotide sequence above comes from Candidatus Dadabacteria bacterium. Encoded proteins:
- the recG gene encoding ATP-dependent DNA helicase RecG, yielding MRGELEKILHSLETPLLFASRNNFSNLDKIPELGEDIRRISTRFLTGKFPEKIKTPVSALRNSFSDFKELTRSEKTERISSALAVIHGIRGAAARLPESDAPPRSRAPQSRQKKKNLPQSRDRGFFESVADVPGIGAKAASLLAKRSIRSVYDLLFYRPRKYDDRTKITSISEIVPEGFYTVRGKVVSIGDIRNRNRKFFQVLLSDGTQRLRLTWFNYNARYLRGIFKKERHFIIHGKVSLAPGGRILQMIHPLPQDIETIEDEDDIGNPLQFGRIVPVYPLTEGLTQKRLREIVRSMLDGYARSLKELVPKEIQEKHYLMDMPEALEQVHFPSAGFPPVDFDDPVSVMGSRAHRTIIFFEFFVLQLGLLMKKRKVEQSRGLSFDSSGVLTEKLLRSLPFSLTSAQEKAVSAIASDMVSPCPMNRLLQGDVGSGKTLVALVSMLRVVESGYQAALMVPTEILAEQHFRNIRRMTEDMGVEINLLKSGLTRKEKIRVYEDIKTGRADIVVGTHALISEGVEFKALGFVVIDEQHRFGVLQRAKLVHKGTAPDVLVMTATPIPRTLAITVYGDLELSVIDELPPSRKRINTFVLSDTRKNRTWFYDEIRKKLGEGRQAYFVYPFIEESENEDFRHIRHVTKMTEELRGEFPEFHVSLLHGRMKSKERDGVMEDFLARRCDILVSTTVIEVGVDVPNATVIVIENAERFGLSQLHQMRGRVGRGEHESTCYVLYSFASGEDSGERLRIMGETSNGFRISEADLANRGPGEFMGTKQSGVPGFSFGNLIRDSALLNEARESARELIGAGEDLGKHESLFRHVRTKWGEMLELDTNS